A section of the Agrococcus sp. SGAir0287 genome encodes:
- a CDS encoding P1 family peptidase has protein sequence MTTIEPAPVPAFAPQPTWDAEPRRTPRSTFAGLTTNDDVALAAVPGGGRAEVVFDFPGVRIGTAQYDEGPTGVTVVSIDGGARTAIDDRGGAVGITGRYPFNHAICLAGGSVHGTAAASGVTDALLERGGRRTGFADLAAVSGAVIYDFAVRDNAITPDAALGRAAFERSREGVVEIGRVGAGVGGSCGKMRPASTEWAGQGAAFRQVGELKILALTVVNAVGAVIDRDGTVLRGNVQEDGTRRHPSIDGALAFSEAGEQAADGIQRGNTTLSVVVTNARLEEIDLRQLATQIHSSMHRGIQPFHTALDGDTLFLLTTDEVDLPSYDPRQGLGPSVASFGAIASEVMWDAVIESVR, from the coding sequence ATGACCACCATCGAGCCCGCCCCCGTCCCCGCGTTCGCGCCGCAGCCGACGTGGGACGCCGAGCCCCGCCGCACGCCGCGGTCGACGTTCGCCGGCCTCACGACGAACGACGACGTCGCCCTCGCGGCCGTGCCGGGCGGCGGGCGCGCCGAGGTCGTCTTCGACTTTCCCGGCGTGCGCATCGGCACCGCGCAGTACGACGAGGGCCCGACCGGCGTCACCGTCGTGTCGATCGACGGCGGTGCCCGCACGGCGATCGACGACCGCGGCGGCGCCGTCGGCATCACCGGCCGCTACCCCTTCAACCACGCCATCTGCCTCGCGGGCGGCTCCGTGCACGGCACCGCGGCGGCATCCGGCGTCACCGACGCGCTGCTCGAGCGGGGCGGACGCCGCACCGGCTTCGCCGACCTCGCCGCGGTCTCGGGCGCCGTCATCTACGACTTCGCGGTGCGCGACAACGCCATCACGCCCGACGCCGCTCTCGGCCGCGCCGCCTTCGAGCGGTCGCGCGAGGGCGTCGTCGAGATCGGACGCGTCGGGGCGGGCGTCGGCGGCTCGTGCGGCAAGATGCGACCTGCCTCGACGGAGTGGGCCGGGCAGGGCGCCGCGTTCCGGCAGGTCGGCGAGCTCAAGATCCTCGCGCTGACGGTCGTGAACGCCGTCGGCGCCGTCATCGACCGCGACGGCACCGTGCTGCGCGGCAACGTGCAGGAGGACGGCACGCGCCGCCATCCCTCGATCGACGGCGCGCTCGCCTTCTCCGAGGCCGGCGAGCAGGCGGCAGACGGCATCCAGCGCGGCAACACGACGCTGTCGGTCGTCGTCACGAACGCCAGGCTCGAGGAGATCGACCTGCGGCAGCTCGCCACGCAGATCCACTCGTCGATGCACCGCGGCATCCAGCCCTTCCACACCGCGCTCGACGGCGACACGCTCTTCCTCCTCACCACCGACGAGGTCGACCTGCCCTCCTACGACCCGCGGCAGGGGCTCGGCCCCTCCGTCGCGTCGTTCGGGGCCATCGCCTCCGAGGTCATGTGGGATGCCGTGATCGAGAGCGTGCGCTGA
- a CDS encoding FMN-binding negative transcriptional regulator, with the protein MHTFPDYHAPDGRAIVDLVAATPFALAVTSQTGAPIATHVPVVLPPALDAASVDTLVGQTLWSHMGRANRHWRAMRRHPEVLLVHASTHGYVSPSLYGAPTAVPTVDYAAVHLTGTVRLLDDDEALDVVVATVAQLEGQRGAAGGPTWDMAGSMDVFRDIVTGVTAFAIEVTGEQAVFKLSQDKPADVRARVRDEFAGRGSFAGAGALAGCPHADLAALMDALPAEHERRGHLPPLSTRVDGEDAR; encoded by the coding sequence GTGCACACCTTCCCCGACTACCACGCGCCCGACGGCCGAGCGATCGTCGACCTCGTGGCCGCGACGCCGTTCGCGCTCGCGGTCACGTCGCAGACGGGTGCGCCGATCGCGACCCACGTGCCCGTCGTGCTGCCACCGGCGCTGGATGCCGCGAGCGTCGACACGCTCGTCGGGCAGACGCTGTGGAGCCACATGGGGCGTGCGAACCGCCACTGGCGTGCGATGCGGAGGCATCCGGAGGTGCTGCTCGTGCACGCCTCGACCCACGGCTACGTGTCGCCCTCCCTGTACGGCGCGCCCACCGCGGTGCCCACGGTCGACTACGCCGCCGTGCACCTGACCGGCACCGTGCGGCTGCTCGACGACGACGAGGCGCTCGACGTCGTCGTGGCCACCGTCGCGCAGCTCGAGGGGCAGCGCGGCGCCGCGGGCGGTCCCACGTGGGACATGGCCGGCTCGATGGACGTCTTCCGCGACATCGTCACGGGCGTGACGGCCTTCGCGATCGAGGTCACGGGCGAACAGGCCGTCTTCAAGCTCAGCCAGGACAAGCCCGCCGACGTGCGCGCACGGGTGCGGGACGAGTTCGCCGGTCGCGGATCCTTCGCGGGCGCCGGTGCGCTCGCCGGATGCCCGCACGCCGACCTCGCGGCGCTCATGGATGCGCTCCCCGCCGAGCACGAGCGCCGCGGTCACCTGCCACCGCTGTCGACACGCGTCGACGGAGAGGACGCCCGATGA
- a CDS encoding C45 family autoproteolytic acyltransferase/hydolase: MKVAELRLPSTDAVSRGVAYGSALAAPIRETIARYRDAYEVMGVPDGVAETVAAGSIAAVRAWAPAIADELEGVARGADVPIDDVMLLTARTEILAHAPSANALECSTIVALPEGRRPMTMQTWDWHGELAPTGVLLEVPLADRVVRTFTETGMVGKIGVARTADGRGLGVHFNILHHVSDRSAVGVPVHVVARRILDEAATLDEAIAIARDAVVGASTVLTIVEAAVDGGPARAACVELSPARVATVEPADGYLAHTNHFLDAGLAEGEATSDTSTTGPRLEHALAQRDGALAATDAVSLAAAMCGDAGADAPVCVRAQPAADLADRWETLLTASLDVEAGAIDWLAGPPSALDAATVRRFG, encoded by the coding sequence ATGAAGGTCGCCGAGCTGCGCCTGCCCTCCACCGACGCCGTCTCGCGCGGCGTCGCCTACGGGTCTGCGCTCGCCGCGCCCATCCGCGAGACGATCGCGCGCTACCGCGACGCGTACGAGGTCATGGGGGTGCCGGACGGCGTCGCCGAGACCGTCGCCGCGGGCTCCATCGCCGCCGTGCGCGCATGGGCGCCCGCGATCGCCGACGAGCTCGAGGGCGTCGCCCGCGGTGCCGACGTGCCGATCGACGACGTCATGCTGCTCACGGCGCGCACCGAGATCCTCGCCCACGCCCCCTCGGCGAACGCGCTCGAATGCTCGACGATCGTCGCGCTGCCCGAGGGTCGTCGACCGATGACGATGCAGACGTGGGACTGGCACGGCGAGCTCGCGCCGACGGGCGTGCTGCTCGAGGTGCCGCTCGCCGACCGCGTCGTGCGCACGTTCACGGAGACGGGCATGGTCGGCAAGATCGGCGTCGCTCGCACCGCCGACGGCCGCGGCCTCGGGGTGCACTTCAACATCCTCCATCACGTCTCCGACCGCTCGGCCGTCGGCGTGCCCGTGCACGTCGTCGCCCGCCGCATCCTCGACGAGGCCGCGACGCTCGACGAGGCGATCGCGATCGCGCGGGATGCCGTCGTCGGAGCGTCGACCGTGCTGACGATCGTGGAGGCCGCGGTCGACGGCGGACCGGCTCGTGCGGCATGCGTCGAGCTGTCGCCCGCGCGCGTCGCCACCGTCGAGCCGGCCGACGGCTACCTCGCGCACACGAACCACTTCCTCGACGCGGGGCTCGCGGAGGGCGAGGCGACGAGCGACACGTCGACGACCGGTCCGAGGCTCGAGCATGCGCTCGCGCAGCGCGACGGTGCGCTCGCCGCGACGGATGCCGTGTCGCTCGCCGCCGCGATGTGCGGCGACGCAGGCGCCGACGCCCCGGTGTGCGTGCGCGCGCAGCCGGCCGCCGACCTCGCGGACCGGTGGGAGACGCTGCTGACGGCCTCGCTCGACGTCGAGGCGGGCGCGATCGACTGGCTCGCCGGTCCGCCGAGCGCCCTCGACGCGGCGACGGTGCGCCGGTTCGGGTAG
- a CDS encoding C45 family autoproteolytic acyltransferase/hydolase — protein sequence MRVLEIGGATPRDRGLDRGRQVAGVVRVHWPVYLDLFAIAGWSEMEVREHALASLDALGDWWPDGRDEVLGVADGAELPAWIAAALAGRTEVLVARGGPDASASSGRECTILATTEPAAAAQVWDWHRELAGAWHAQHVRGAPLAFAGVTEHGICAKVGMNEAGVGVLLAILSHVEDRPGGVPIHAVLHRILAEATTVDAALAIARSAAVTSSSVLTLVGPCADGARTATAMELSPVGAAVVAPEVDARGQGWLPRSNHFLAERLAVGSRTFRGDPDSPDRLALLRARIAARDARVAGAGDLVPMLRTAPGEERGDICCVARPEQPLGRAWQTLATVAIDAAGLTIVEGSPLDAPSASLHVPLR from the coding sequence ATGCGGGTGCTCGAGATCGGCGGCGCGACCCCCCGCGACCGCGGTCTCGACCGTGGCAGGCAGGTCGCCGGCGTCGTGCGCGTGCACTGGCCCGTCTACCTCGACCTCTTCGCGATCGCGGGCTGGTCCGAGATGGAGGTGCGCGAGCACGCGCTTGCCTCGCTCGACGCGCTCGGCGACTGGTGGCCGGACGGGCGCGACGAGGTGCTCGGCGTCGCGGACGGCGCCGAGCTGCCGGCGTGGATCGCCGCGGCGCTCGCCGGCCGCACCGAGGTGCTTGTCGCCCGCGGGGGACCCGATGCGTCCGCCTCATCCGGCCGCGAGTGCACGATCCTCGCCACGACCGAGCCCGCCGCGGCAGCGCAGGTCTGGGATTGGCACCGCGAGCTCGCCGGCGCCTGGCACGCGCAGCACGTGCGCGGCGCTCCGCTCGCCTTCGCGGGCGTCACCGAGCACGGCATCTGCGCCAAGGTCGGCATGAACGAGGCGGGCGTCGGCGTGCTCCTGGCGATCCTCTCCCACGTCGAGGATCGGCCCGGCGGCGTGCCGATCCATGCGGTGCTGCACCGCATCCTCGCCGAGGCGACGACGGTGGATGCGGCGCTCGCGATCGCACGCTCGGCGGCGGTCACCTCCTCGAGCGTGCTCACCCTCGTCGGCCCGTGTGCGGACGGCGCCCGCACGGCGACGGCGATGGAGCTGAGCCCGGTCGGCGCAGCGGTCGTGGCGCCGGAGGTCGACGCCCGCGGACAGGGCTGGCTGCCGCGCTCGAACCACTTCCTCGCCGAGCGACTGGCCGTCGGCTCGCGCACGTTCCGCGGCGATCCGGACTCGCCGGATCGGCTCGCGCTCCTGCGTGCGCGCATCGCGGCGCGCGACGCCCGTGTCGCGGGCGCAGGCGACCTCGTGCCGATGCTGCGGACCGCGCCCGGGGAGGAGCGCGGCGACATCTGCTGCGTCGCACGACCCGAGCAGCCGCTCGGCCGCGCCTGGCAGACGCTCGCGACGGTCGCGATCGACGCCGCGGGTCTCACGATCGTGGAGGGATCCCCGCTCGACGCGCCGTCCGCCAGCCTGCACGTGCCGCTGCGCTGA
- a CDS encoding phosphatase PAP2 family protein, whose translation MRAALVPDPDEVGATGERIHDTRVGEVDLTRWRGRAGEAAAERATEVARRRGPYAALALALLVAVAILAVATALVLWIYASITTDRGVAGLDQPILTGLIALRSPTLDVALTAVTTTAGTIGMPIIALVAMTTLALRRRSWTPVVLIATTGVVSVLLTIVGKRFIDRVRPPRTDAVPPFELSESFPSGHTLNAVAIVGVIAYLLILRRSSARARVAIALVAAAYVVVIGFTRVFLGHHWFTDVLAGLVLGVAWLALVITAHRLYLTVRARAST comes from the coding sequence GTGCGCGCGGCGCTCGTCCCGGATCCCGACGAGGTCGGCGCGACGGGCGAGCGCATCCACGACACCCGCGTCGGCGAGGTCGACCTCACCCGCTGGCGCGGCCGGGCCGGCGAGGCGGCGGCCGAGCGCGCCACCGAGGTCGCCCGGCGCCGCGGGCCGTACGCGGCGCTCGCCCTCGCGCTCCTCGTCGCCGTCGCGATCCTCGCCGTCGCGACGGCGCTCGTGCTGTGGATCTACGCGTCGATCACGACCGACCGCGGCGTCGCCGGCCTCGACCAGCCGATCCTGACGGGCCTCATCGCGCTGCGCTCGCCCACCCTCGACGTCGCGCTCACCGCCGTCACCACCACGGCCGGGACGATCGGCATGCCGATCATCGCGCTCGTCGCGATGACGACCCTGGCGCTGCGTCGCCGTTCGTGGACGCCCGTCGTGCTCATCGCGACGACCGGGGTCGTGTCGGTGCTGCTGACGATCGTCGGCAAGCGCTTCATCGACCGCGTGCGGCCGCCGCGCACCGATGCGGTGCCGCCGTTCGAGCTGTCCGAGTCGTTCCCGAGCGGCCACACGCTCAACGCGGTGGCGATCGTGGGCGTCATCGCCTACCTGCTCATCCTGCGCCGCTCGAGCGCTCGGGCTCGCGTCGCGATCGCGCTCGTCGCCGCGGCGTACGTCGTGGTGATCGGCTTCACGCGCGTGTTCCTCGGGCACCACTGGTTCACGGACGTGCTCGCGGGCCTCGTCCTCGGCGTCGCATGGCTCGCCCTCGTCATCACGGCCCACCGGCTCTACCTGACGGTGCGAGCGCGCGCCTCGACGTGA
- a CDS encoding anti-sigma factor, translating to MQHIPHDDLAWRAAARGPVDDEVEEHLRTCALCAAELEALEQTVERIRDGALEPAPLPEGLWDRIAAEVAGDATSHDERPAEVVPLPVATEDAPPRARDRRIRRPLARRFSGRALVVACVATAIVVGGGVGLGAWIAQRPPAEQVLASIDLAPLEDGLADASASIVERDGHRVLVIDAASLPSAEGATLDVWLIDADVVGMVNVGILDEDHAEYVLPDDLDLGEFPIVDVSIEPLDGDPTHSGASIWRGSLA from the coding sequence GTGCAGCACATCCCGCATGACGACCTCGCCTGGCGCGCCGCCGCGCGCGGCCCCGTCGACGACGAGGTCGAGGAGCACCTGCGCACGTGCGCGCTCTGCGCCGCCGAGCTGGAGGCGCTCGAGCAGACCGTGGAGCGCATCCGCGACGGCGCGCTCGAGCCGGCCCCGCTGCCCGAAGGGCTGTGGGATCGGATCGCCGCGGAGGTCGCGGGGGATGCGACGTCGCACGACGAGCGGCCCGCCGAGGTCGTGCCGCTGCCGGTCGCGACCGAGGATGCGCCACCGCGAGCGCGCGATCGCCGCATCCGCCGACCGCTCGCGCGCCGCTTCTCGGGCCGGGCGCTCGTCGTCGCCTGCGTCGCGACCGCGATCGTCGTCGGCGGCGGCGTCGGGCTCGGCGCCTGGATCGCGCAACGACCGCCCGCCGAGCAGGTGCTCGCGTCGATCGACCTCGCACCGCTCGAGGACGGGCTGGCCGACGCATCCGCGAGCATCGTCGAGCGCGACGGCCATCGCGTGCTCGTCATCGACGCCGCGAGCCTGCCGTCGGCGGAGGGCGCCACGCTCGACGTGTGGCTCATCGACGCCGACGTCGTCGGCATGGTGAACGTCGGCATCCTCGACGAGGACCACGCCGAGTACGTGCTTCCCGACGACCTCGACCTGGGCGAGTTCCCCATCGTCGACGTCTCGATCGAGCCGCTCGACGGCGATCCGACGCACAGCGGCGCCAGCATCTGGCGCGGCTCGCTCGCCTGA
- a CDS encoding RNA polymerase sigma factor: MTASQGPDDEAIAVAFSQGPSDAGLRLAYERWGGLVLALALRVMDRADAEDVVQQTFVSAWRSRDRYDADAGPLGAWIVQIARRRIADHFRVAAVTRERAVDPTDVLDRAERAHPIDVPDAVAGSILVEQTLAEVDEPQRTIVRLAVLEDLPASAIAARLELPVGTVKSHLSRTLRRLRDRWEGTRAAHPA, translated from the coding sequence GTGACCGCATCGCAGGGGCCCGACGACGAGGCGATCGCGGTCGCCTTCTCGCAGGGGCCGAGCGACGCGGGCCTGCGACTCGCCTACGAACGCTGGGGCGGTCTCGTGCTGGCGCTCGCGCTGCGGGTCATGGACAGAGCGGATGCGGAGGACGTCGTGCAGCAGACCTTCGTCTCGGCGTGGCGGTCGCGCGACCGCTACGACGCCGACGCCGGTCCGCTCGGCGCGTGGATCGTGCAGATCGCGCGCAGACGCATCGCCGACCACTTCCGCGTCGCCGCCGTGACGCGCGAGCGGGCCGTGGACCCCACCGACGTGCTCGATCGCGCCGAGCGGGCCCATCCGATCGACGTGCCCGACGCCGTCGCGGGGAGCATCCTCGTCGAGCAGACCCTCGCCGAGGTCGACGAGCCGCAGCGGACGATCGTGCGACTCGCCGTCCTGGAGGATCTGCCGGCATCCGCGATCGCCGCCCGCCTCGAACTCCCGGTGGGCACCGTCAAGAGCCACCTGTCGCGCACCCTGCGCCGACTCCGAGACCGATGGGAGGGGACTCGTGCAGCACATCCCGCATGA
- a CDS encoding class F sortase yields MPKPRTARRAAIVAGVTAVALAVVGGVWLATGDRFEVQDSTASPAPSPTASPSPTPTPTPSPSAPPSIDRTDAGIGAQQPPAQDVPVEVRVEDVGLDLPIIPVGVRADGQMDVPLYVSEVGWYEYGPAPGATEGSAVLSAHVDSELGAAPMAALFDVQPGALVEVTTASGAVLQFRVEQVEQLGKAQLPLDELFARDGPPVLRLVTCAGEFDPVAGAYEDNLIVTATPVGA; encoded by the coding sequence ATGCCGAAGCCGCGCACCGCTCGTCGCGCCGCGATCGTCGCGGGCGTGACCGCCGTGGCGCTCGCCGTCGTCGGCGGCGTCTGGCTTGCGACGGGCGACCGGTTCGAGGTGCAGGACTCCACGGCGAGCCCGGCGCCGTCGCCGACCGCATCCCCGAGCCCGACCCCGACCCCGACGCCGTCGCCCTCGGCACCGCCGAGCATCGATCGCACCGACGCCGGCATCGGCGCCCAGCAGCCGCCGGCGCAGGACGTGCCGGTGGAGGTGCGCGTCGAGGACGTCGGGCTCGACCTGCCGATCATCCCGGTCGGCGTCCGCGCCGACGGGCAGATGGACGTGCCGCTGTACGTCAGCGAGGTCGGCTGGTACGAGTACGGCCCCGCACCCGGCGCGACCGAGGGGTCGGCGGTGCTCTCGGCGCACGTCGACTCCGAGCTGGGGGCTGCGCCCATGGCCGCTCTCTTCGACGTCCAGCCGGGCGCCCTCGTCGAGGTGACGACGGCCAGCGGCGCGGTGCTGCAGTTCCGCGTCGAGCAGGTCGAGCAGCTGGGCAAGGCGCAGCTGCCGCTCGACGAGCTGTTCGCGCGCGACGGGCCGCCGGTGCTGCGGCTCGTGACGTGCGCGGGCGAGTTCGACCCCGTGGCGGGAGCCTACGAGGACAACCTCATCGTCACGGCGACTCCGGTCGGGGCGTGA
- a CDS encoding DUF4397 domain-containing protein: MKRKIAIGGAAVLAMSALSAAPALAAEGDATVSVLHAVPDLVVDVYVNGTETVPDFQPGTLTDPLMLAPGAYDIQVYADGAGPAEGGSPAIEANDVQVPANANVTLVAHLDANGNPTLGAFVNDTEPVPAGQARLTVRHLAAAPAVDVRAGGTPVVEDLTNPNEASLVTAAGTVSADVTLAGTEDVVIGPADLTLAEGTNTIVVAWGSAEADNLALAVQTVEAHSAPTGVPSGLGGASDDAAAPAIVLALAGMLGLAAAVLWRRSRLVEARER; this comes from the coding sequence ATGAAGCGCAAGATCGCGATCGGCGGCGCCGCGGTGCTCGCCATGTCGGCACTCAGTGCCGCCCCCGCCCTCGCCGCAGAGGGCGACGCCACCGTCTCCGTGCTGCACGCCGTGCCGGACCTCGTCGTGGACGTCTACGTGAACGGCACCGAGACCGTGCCCGACTTCCAGCCGGGCACGCTCACCGACCCGCTCATGCTCGCGCCGGGCGCGTACGACATCCAGGTCTACGCGGATGGCGCCGGACCCGCCGAGGGCGGCTCGCCCGCCATCGAGGCGAACGACGTGCAGGTGCCCGCGAACGCGAACGTGACGCTCGTGGCCCACCTCGACGCGAACGGCAACCCGACGCTCGGCGCCTTCGTGAACGACACGGAGCCCGTCCCGGCCGGCCAGGCCCGTCTCACCGTCCGCCACCTCGCCGCGGCGCCCGCCGTCGACGTGCGTGCCGGTGGCACGCCGGTGGTCGAGGACCTCACGAACCCGAACGAGGCCTCGCTCGTCACGGCCGCCGGCACGGTCTCGGCCGACGTGACGCTCGCCGGCACCGAGGACGTCGTGATCGGCCCGGCCGACCTGACGCTCGCCGAGGGCACGAACACGATCGTCGTCGCATGGGGCAGCGCCGAGGCGGACAACCTCGCTCTCGCGGTGCAGACGGTCGAGGCGCACAGCGCGCCGACCGGCGTGCCCTCGGGCCTCGGTGGCGCATCCGACGACGCCGCCGCGCCGGCCATCGTGCTCGCGCTCGCGGGCATGCTCGGCCTCGCGGCGGCCGTCCTGTGGCGTCGCTCGCGGCTCGTCGAGGCGCGCGAGCGCTGA